The following coding sequences lie in one Oryza brachyantha chromosome 10, ObraRS2, whole genome shotgun sequence genomic window:
- the LOC102717654 gene encoding bisdemethoxycurcumin synthase-like has protein sequence MPGAATATAAAVADSRRRTRRAEGPAAVLAIGTANPANIVLQDEFPDYYFGLTNSDHLTELKDKMKRICNKSGIEKRYIHLDEKLIRAHPEIIDKNLPSLEARIDIVTAEVPKLAESAARKAIAEWGRPATDITHLIFSTYSGCRAPSADLQLASLLGLRPSVSHTILSLHGCSGGGRALQLAKEIAENNHNARILVALSEMTLVCFSTPDESKIVGHGLFGDGAGAVIVGSSPLADSERPLFEMIAATQTTIPGSEHVLGMQAKSSGIDFHLSIEVPTLIKDNIQECLLETFRSIGNMDPNWNDLFWAVHPGGRAILDNIEGKLHLQPNKLAASRHVLSEYGNMSGATVAFVLDELRRRWEKKGDEPQHEWGVMLAFGPGITIEAMVMRNPLSHGIMEN, from the exons ATGCCGGGAgctgccaccgccaccgccgccgccgttgctgaCAGCCGCCGGCGCACACGGCGCGCGGAaggccccgccgccgtgctcgccaTCGGCACGGCGAACCCGGCGAACATTGTGCTGCAGGATGAGTTCCCCGACTACTACTTCGGTCTAACCAATAGCGACCACCTCACTGAGCTCAAGGACAAGATGAAGAGGATAT GTAATAAATCAGGTATTGAGAAGCGCTACATCCATCTTGATGAAAAGCTCATTCGTGCTCACCCAGAGATCATTGACAAAAACCTGCCCTCCCTAGAAGCTCGCATAGACATCGTCACAGCCGAGGTCCCGAAGCTTGCCGAGTCTGCTGCACGAAAGGCTATTGCCGAGTGGGGCCGCCCGGCCACTGACATCACCCACCTTATCTTTAGCACATACTCTGGTTGTCGCGCCCCTAGCGCTGACCTCCAGTTAGCGTCACTACTTGGGCTACGACCTTCTGTCTCCCACACCATCCTAAGCCTTCATGGCTGCTCCGGCGGTGGCCGAGCGCTCCAACTCGCCAAGGAGATTGCTGAGAATAACCATAACGCACGTATCCTTGTGGCCTTGTCCGAGATGACCTTGGTATGCTTCTCAACGCCCGATGAAAGCAAAATTGTAGGCCATGGACTATTCGGGGATGGTGCTGGTGCAGTCATTGTTGGTTCTAGCCCCTTGGCCGATAGCGAGCGTCCATTATTTGAGATGATCGCTGCCACACAGACTACGATACCAGGAAGTGAGCATGTACTTGGCATGCAGGCCAAGAGTAGTGGCATAGATTTCCACCTCTCCATCGAGGTGCCAACGTTGATCAAAGACAACATTCAAGAGTGCTTGCTTGAAACGTTTCGATCGATCGGAAACATGGACCCTAACTGGAATGACCTCTTCTGGGCAGTGCACCCCGGTGGTCGTGCAATCCTTGACAACATAGAGGGAAAGCTCCACCTGCAGCCGAATAAACTTGCAGCTAGCCGCCATGTGTTGAGTGAGTACGGGAACATGAGTGGGGCAACAGTGGCATTTGTTCTTGATGAATTGCGGCGTCGTTGGGAGAAGAAAGGTGATGAACCGCAACATGAGTGGGGAGTAATGTTGGCCTTTGGACCAGGTATAACAATTGAGGCAATGGTGATGCGCAACCCACTCTCTCATGGTATTATGGAAAATTAA